One Bosea sp. 685 DNA segment encodes these proteins:
- a CDS encoding RNA-binding S4 domain-containing protein, which translates to MRQDRQRLDKWLWFARFARTRPVAVRLVEDGHVRVEGRRIENAAHGLKLGDVLTLALPHATLVVRVLELGTRRGPYEEARLLYEPLNGAARDDPSLAEGKSGG; encoded by the coding sequence TTGCGGCAGGATCGGCAGCGCCTCGACAAATGGCTCTGGTTCGCGCGTTTCGCTAGGACGCGCCCCGTCGCGGTGCGCCTGGTCGAGGATGGGCATGTCAGGGTCGAGGGGCGCAGGATCGAGAACGCCGCGCATGGGCTCAAGCTTGGCGACGTGCTGACCCTGGCGCTGCCGCATGCCACGCTCGTCGTGCGGGTGCTGGAGCTGGGCACGCGGCGCGGTCCTTACGAGGAGGCGCGGCTGCTCTACGAACCGTTGAACGGCGCGGCGCGCGACGATCCGTCGCTTGCCGAGGGGAAGTCGGGCGGCTAA